The window CCTTGCCCTCGAACTCGTCCGCGCCACCGAGGCGGCAGCCATCGCCGCCGGCCGCTGGATGGGCCGCAACAACAAGGAGGCCGGCGATCAGGCCGCCGTCGACGCGATGCGCCAGCTGCTGGACACCGTCGACATGGACGGCGTCGTGGTCATCGGCGAGGGCGAGAAGGACGAGGCGCCGATGCTGTTCAACGGCGAGGAGGTCGGGTCCGGCAACGGTCCCCAGACCGACATCGCCGTGGACCCCATCGACGGCACGCGGCTGCTGGCGCAGGGTCGACCGGGGTCGCTGGCGGTCCTCGCGATGGCGCCCCGGGGCACCATGTTCAACCCGGGGCCCATGGTCTACATGAACAAGTGGATCGTCGGTGCCGAGGCCAAGGGCGCGGTCGACATCGACGCGCCGATCAAGGACAACCTGGCCCGGATCGCCAAGGCCAAGGGCAAGGCCGTCAACGACCTGACGGTGATGATGCTGGACCGCGACCGGCACGCCGAGATGGCCCAGGACGTCCGGGACGCCGGCGCGCGCCTGCGGCTGATCATGGACGGCGACGTGGCCGGCGGACTGCTCGCGGCGATGCCCGACAAGGCCGTCGACGTGCTGATCGGCATCGGCGGCACACCCGAGGGTGTCACGACCGCCTGCGCCATCCGTGCGCTGGGTGGCGAGATGCTCGGCCGACTGTGGGCCCGCAACGACGAGGAGACCGCGGCCGCCAACGAGCAGGGCTACGACCTCGACGAGGTCCTGACCACCGAGCGCCTGGTCTCCAGCCAGGACACCTTCTTCGTCTGCACCGGTGTCACGACCGGCGACCTGGTCCCCGGCGTGGACTACACCGGGTCCGGCGTGACCACCGACTCGTTGTGCATGCGCGGCAAGTCCGGCACCGTCCGCTACATCCGCGCGATCCACACGGTGGAGAAGCTCCGGGAGCTGGGCGCCGAGGGGGTTTGAGGGGTGGGGCGCTGACGGACACCCGCCGTTCACCGGGGTGTGTCAGGCTGCGGGTGTGCACGACCACCTCGATCCGCTTGCCCCGTTCCCGCCTGCGCCCGAGGGGGCCCGCTACGGCGACCGTGAGCTGACACAGCTGGCCTTCAACGCCCGTGTCCTCGCCCTCGCCCTGGATCCGGCGCAGCCGCTGCTGGAGCGCGTGAAGTTCTGCGCCATCCACTCCGGCAACACCGACGAGTGGGTCCAGAAGCGCCTCGACCTGATCCGACAGGACGCCGACCTGGGCGAGGACGCACGTGGGTGGCTCAGCGCCGCCGGGCAGCTCGCGGCCATCCGGGCGATCCTCGGCGACGTGGCCCGCCGCCAGGGACGGATCCTCGAGGAGGTCCTGACCCCGGAGCTGGAGAAGGAGGGCATCGCGCTGGTCGACCACACCTCCCTCGACGAGGAGGCACGGGCCCACTGCACCGCGGTGTTCGAGGAACGGATGTACCCGATCCTCACCCCGCTGGCGATCGACCCCGGCCGCCCGTTCCCGCACATCTCCACCCTGTCGATGAACCTGGCGGTCCGTCTCCGGCTGGCCGACGGCGGCACGTCGCTGGCACGGGTCAAGATCCCCCACCAGCTGCCCCGCTTCGTGGCGCTCCCGCCCGAACCGGACGGCCACCTGCGGTTCGTCCCCACCGAGCAGGTCATCGCCGCCCACCTGCCGCGGCTGTTCCCCTCAGTGGAGGTCCTCGAGCACGGCATGTTCCGGGTCACCCGCCATGCCCACGGCGCCTTCGCGGAGGAGGAGGCCGAGGACCTGCTGGAGACCATCGAGTCGGGCCTGCTGGAGCGTCGCTTCGGCAAGGTCGTGCGCATCGAGGTCGCGGCGGACTGCCACGAGGACCTGCTGGCCCCGTTCATGGCCGAGATGGACGTCGACGAGGCCGCCGTGGTCAGGATCGACGGCCTGCTCGACCACGGTGGCCTGTGGCAGCTCTACGGCCTGGACCGTCCCGACCTGAAGGACGCCAAGTGGACGCCCCGCGTCCCCGCCTCGATCGGCCGGGGGGAGGAGATGTGGTCGCGGATCCGCGCCGGCGACATCCTCGTGCACCACCCCTACGAGTCGTTCGAGCACACCACGCAGGCCTTCATCGAGCGGGCCGCCGACGATCCGAAGGTCGTGGCGATCAAGCTCACGATCTACCGCACGACCGGGATCGACAGCCCGATCGTGGCCGCGCTGATCAGGGCTGCCGAAGCCGGCAAGCAGACCGTCGCCCTGGTCGAGCTCAAGGCACGGTTCGACGAGGAAGCCAACATCCGTCGGGCCCGGAACCTCGAGTCCGCGGGCGTGCACGTCGTCTACGGCCTGATCGGCCTGAAGACCCACACCAAGACCTGCCTCGTGGTGAGGGAGGAGAACGGGCGGCTGCGTCGGTACGCCCACATCGGCACCGGCAACTACAACCCGGCGACGGCGGGCATCTACGAGGACCTCGGCGTGTTCACCACCCGGCCGGACGTCGGCGGGGACCTGTCGCACCTGTTCAACATGCTGACCGGCTACTCCGCCACCGACGCCTACGACACGCTCCTGGTGGCGCCCCGGACCATGCGCGAGGGCCTCCTGCAGCGCATCCGTCGCGAGGTCGACGCGGGCCCCGAGGGCCGTATCGTCATCAAGTGCAACAACCTGGTCGACCGGGAGATCATCGACGCCCTCTACGAGGCATCGGGGGCCGGGGTCGAGGTCGACCTCGTCGTGCGGTCGATGTGTGCGGTCCTGCCGGGCATCCCGGGCCTGAGCGAACGCATCCGGGTGCGGTCGGTTATCGGCCGGTTCCTCGAGCACTCCCGCATCTTCCGGTTCGGCACACCCGACCGGGGCGTGGACTACCTGATCGGGTCGGCCGACATGATGTCGCGCAACCTCGACCGGCGGGTCGAGGCGATCGTCCCGATCACCGACCCGGGCAACCGTGCGCGGCTGCAGGAGATCCTCGACGTGCTGCTGGCCGACGAGTCATCGGCGTGGATCCTCGATCCCGCAGGGCGGTGGCGCCGTGAGCAGGGCGACCCCTCCTCGGCCACCCACGACGTCCTCCAGCGGGCAGCCGTCGCGCGCCACTGAACCATCGGGCGCAGCGCTCGACCTCAGGAGCGGGGGTCTGCGGGGTGGTGGTGCTGCAGGTGGCGCAGCACCGCCCGGTTGACCTCCGTGGAGGCTTCGAGGATCGCCCCGTGGGTGGTCTCGGGGATGACGACGAGGTCCGCGGCCGGCAGGTGGTCAGCCATGCGCTCGGCGGTGGCCAGCGGCGTGAACGGATCGTGTGATCCCGAGACGAGCAGGGTCGGCTGGTGCAGGGCCCGCAGCAGGTCACCGGGATCGTGGCGGTGCATGGCATGCAGGACGGAGGTGAAGTACGCCCCGCTCAGCTGCGCCGCGTGATCGGTGTAGGAGCGCAGCACGTCGGCCGGGGTCAACGGCCCGAACGCCGTGCTCGCCCGCGCGAGCGGCACGAACGGCAACGTGCGCCAGACGGTGCGGTACACGGCGGTGCCCATCGGTTCGCGCAGCAGCCGCAGGCCGCGCAGGACGGTGCTGACCAGCGGATGGGCCAGCCAGCCCGCGCCGTACAGGTCGCGGAACGGGGACCGGTCGGCGGCGGTCACCCCGACCATCGAGCGGATGCGACCGGGGATGCGGCGGGCCACCTCGACCATGACCTGCCCGCCCATGGAGTGCCCGACCAGCGAGACCTCGGCCACCCCCGCGGCGTGCAGCACGTCGAGCACGTCCTCGGCGAACCGCTCGACCGACAGGCCCCGGGGGTCCAGGCCGGTTCGCGGCAGACCGGACGTGGCGATGCCCCGGTAGTGCAGCAGCAGCACCCGGTAGCCGGCGTCCGACAGGGCCGGGGCCATGTCGTGCCACCAGGTGTCGGCGCAGAGGAACCCCGACAGCAACGCCACGGTCGGGCGGTCGTTGCCGCCCCGGTCGGACAGCGTCGTCCATCGAATCGTCGCGCCGTCGGCGGTCGTGGTCGAGCGGTCCTTGGGCCAGTACACGCCGGGGGAGAGCTGGGGTCGTGCCATGACGGGGGACTGTGCCATGCGGCGACGGGCCCCGAGCAAACGACACGGCCCATCGGCGACACGGCCCGACGAACAACAGCGCCGGGGTGCCGACACCGATGGGCGGGTTCTCGTATCGTTCCGCGCATGGTGGCTACCCCCCTGACCGACGCCGAGGTCGCGAGCTGGCGCGAGCGGTTCCCGATCCTGTCGACGCAGACGTACCTGATCAACAACTCCCTGGGCGCGATGCCCGACACGGTGCCCGCGTCACTGCAGGCGTTCACCGACGCGTGGGCCACGGAGGGCGTGGAGGCGTGGCGCACCACGTGGCTGCCCGAGGTCCGGCGGGTCGCCGACCTGCTCGGGTCCCTCATGGGGGCGCCACAGGGCACCGTCACGGTCCACCAGAACGTCGCGTCGTTGATGGCCATCGTGGTGAGCGGCATCGACTGGGGTGCCCGCGACACCGTCGTCATCTCCGAGATCGACTGGCCGAGCCACCACCACCTGCTCGAGCAGCACCGCCGTTCGCGGGTACACGTGGTCGACGAACCCGACGGGGCCATCGGCATCGACGCCGACCGGTTCTGCGCCAACATCGACGACCGCACGGCGCTGGTCGTGGTCAGCCACGTCATCTTC of the Euzebya rosea genome contains:
- the glpX gene encoding class II fructose-bisphosphatase → MTTKPDRNLALELVRATEAAAIAAGRWMGRNNKEAGDQAAVDAMRQLLDTVDMDGVVVIGEGEKDEAPMLFNGEEVGSGNGPQTDIAVDPIDGTRLLAQGRPGSLAVLAMAPRGTMFNPGPMVYMNKWIVGAEAKGAVDIDAPIKDNLARIAKAKGKAVNDLTVMMLDRDRHAEMAQDVRDAGARLRLIMDGDVAGGLLAAMPDKAVDVLIGIGGTPEGVTTACAIRALGGEMLGRLWARNDEETAAANEQGYDLDEVLTTERLVSSQDTFFVCTGVTTGDLVPGVDYTGSGVTTDSLCMRGKSGTVRYIRAIHTVEKLRELGAEGV
- the ppk1 gene encoding polyphosphate kinase 1, whose translation is MHDHLDPLAPFPPAPEGARYGDRELTQLAFNARVLALALDPAQPLLERVKFCAIHSGNTDEWVQKRLDLIRQDADLGEDARGWLSAAGQLAAIRAILGDVARRQGRILEEVLTPELEKEGIALVDHTSLDEEARAHCTAVFEERMYPILTPLAIDPGRPFPHISTLSMNLAVRLRLADGGTSLARVKIPHQLPRFVALPPEPDGHLRFVPTEQVIAAHLPRLFPSVEVLEHGMFRVTRHAHGAFAEEEAEDLLETIESGLLERRFGKVVRIEVAADCHEDLLAPFMAEMDVDEAAVVRIDGLLDHGGLWQLYGLDRPDLKDAKWTPRVPASIGRGEEMWSRIRAGDILVHHPYESFEHTTQAFIERAADDPKVVAIKLTIYRTTGIDSPIVAALIRAAEAGKQTVALVELKARFDEEANIRRARNLESAGVHVVYGLIGLKTHTKTCLVVREENGRLRRYAHIGTGNYNPATAGIYEDLGVFTTRPDVGGDLSHLFNMLTGYSATDAYDTLLVAPRTMREGLLQRIRREVDAGPEGRIVIKCNNLVDREIIDALYEASGAGVEVDLVVRSMCAVLPGIPGLSERIRVRSVIGRFLEHSRIFRFGTPDRGVDYLIGSADMMSRNLDRRVEAIVPITDPGNRARLQEILDVLLADESSAWILDPAGRWRREQGDPSSATHDVLQRAAVARH
- a CDS encoding alpha/beta fold hydrolase is translated as MARPQLSPGVYWPKDRSTTTADGATIRWTTLSDRGGNDRPTVALLSGFLCADTWWHDMAPALSDAGYRVLLLHYRGIATSGLPRTGLDPRGLSVERFAEDVLDVLHAAGVAEVSLVGHSMGGQVMVEVARRIPGRIRSMVGVTAADRSPFRDLYGAGWLAHPLVSTVLRGLRLLREPMGTAVYRTVWRTLPFVPLARASTAFGPLTPADVLRSYTDHAAQLSGAYFTSVLHAMHRHDPGDLLRALHQPTLLVSGSHDPFTPLATAERMADHLPAADLVVIPETTHGAILEASTEVNRAVLRHLQHHHPADPRS